The genomic region CGATCATAACTATCGCCATAATTACCCACCGGCACATCAAAATCAAGCTCTTTATAAAGCTCATAAGGCTCTTCTTTTCTAATATCATAAGCGATCCCAGTCCCTCTTAACATGATACCGCTCATGCCCCAACTTTGCGCCATTTTTGGCGTTACAACGCCCACATTTTCCAAGCGCATCCGCCAAATGCGATTTTTATCCAATAAGCCTTGAATGAGTTTTTTGCATTCCCTCATTTCGCCTAAAAATTTTCTTAAGCCTTCTAACCAATTAGGGGGTAAATCTAAAGGCACGCCCCCAATCCTTATAGCGTTATGCGTGAGCCTAGCCCCGCAATAATCCTCCATCAAATCCAAGCCGTATTCCCTCGTTTTAAACGCATACAAAAACACGCTCATCGCCCCCACATCTAAAGCATGCACGCTGATAAAAAAGATGTGTGAGATCATACGGTTAAGCTCTAGTAAAATCGTGCGGATCACTTGCGCTCGGCGCGGGATTTCTAAATTGAGCAAGGTCTCTACCGCATAAGCGTAAGCGTAATTATTGCTGGTAGAAGAAGTGTAATCCAATCTGTCGGTAGTGGGCATGTATTCGTTATAGGTCATGTTTTCGCCTAACTTTTCACAGCCTCTATGCAAGTAGCCAATCTCAGGGGTAGCCTTAATGATTTTTTCGCCCTCTAATTCCAAAATCAAGCGCAATTGTCCGTGACTACTGGGGTGTTGGGGGCCAAAGTTTAAAATCATTTGGTTGTCGTCATGTTCAAAAATGATGTTTTCAAACTGGGGGTTGAGTTTCGTGAAATTTTGAGCCATTTTATAGCCTCTTTTTTAAGATAGTGGGGGCGATTTTGTGCAAATCTTTGACAAAAGGGATTTTCTTAAACGCATGTTTTTCTTCTACTTCTTTTAATTCTTCGCCCTTGCCCTGCTCATAGCCAATTTTTGCAAAATTGAAAGTGTCTTTTTCATCCACTCTCGCGCTGTCTCTCTGTTCTTTGCCCACCACTT from Helicobacter pylori harbors:
- a CDS encoding NADH-quinone oxidoreductase subunit D, coding for MAQNFTKLNPQFENIIFEHDDNQMILNFGPQHPSSHGQLRLILELEGEKIIKATPEIGYLHRGCEKLGENMTYNEYMPTTDRLDYTSSTSNNYAYAYAVETLLNLEIPRRAQVIRTILLELNRMISHIFFISVHALDVGAMSVFLYAFKTREYGLDLMEDYCGARLTHNAIRIGGVPLDLPPNWLEGLRKFLGEMRECKKLIQGLLDKNRIWRMRLENVGVVTPKMAQSWGMSGIMLRGTGIAYDIRKEEPYELYKELDFDVPVGNYGDSYDRYCLYMLEIDESIRIIEQLIPMYAKTDTPIMAQNPHYISAPKEDIMTQNYALMQHFVLVAQGMRPPVGEVYAPTESPKGELGFFIHSEGEPYPHRLKIRAPSFYHIGALSDILVGQYLADAVTVIGSTNAVFGEVDR